A region from the Salicibibacter cibarius genome encodes:
- a CDS encoding MarR family winged helix-turn-helix transcriptional regulator: MTKTNNRLKAFTVLNRATQSIQDALKKDVARYGVNLNEFAVLELLYHKGDQPIQQIGKQVLIASSSITYVVDKLEKKGYLHRRACTDDRRVMYATITESGQQFMDEVFPDHEQKIESIFNEWSEEETEVAIDLLKRVGQHI, encoded by the coding sequence ATGACGAAGACCAACAATCGTCTTAAAGCATTCACCGTTTTAAACCGGGCGACACAATCGATCCAAGATGCGCTCAAAAAAGATGTGGCCCGATATGGTGTAAATCTTAATGAGTTTGCTGTTTTGGAATTGCTCTATCATAAAGGGGATCAGCCTATACAACAAATCGGAAAACAAGTCCTGATTGCAAGCAGTAGCATCACCTATGTTGTCGATAAGCTTGAAAAGAAAGGATATCTACACCGAAGGGCATGTACGGACGATCGTCGTGTGATGTATGCAACCATTACAGAATCAGGGCAGCAATTTATGGACGAAGTATTTCCGGATCATGAACAAAAAATCGAATCCATTTTTAACGAATGGTCTGAAGAAGAAACTGAAGTTGCAATTGATTTGCTAAAAAGAGTAGGTCAACACATATAA
- the spxA gene encoding transcriptional regulator SpxA, translating to MITLYTTPSCTSCRKAKAWLQEHDIPFRERNLFSETITADELKSILSLTEDGTDEIISKRSKQYQNSDVNIEQLPISDLFSFIQANPGILKRPIIVDEKRLQVGYNEDEIRMFLPRTVRQYQLEEVLADVN from the coding sequence ATGATAACCCTTTATACGACGCCAAGTTGCACATCTTGCAGAAAGGCAAAAGCATGGTTGCAAGAGCATGATATTCCTTTTAGAGAACGGAATTTGTTTTCTGAGACAATAACTGCGGACGAATTAAAAAGCATTTTAAGCTTAACTGAAGACGGAACGGATGAGATTATTTCCAAACGCTCAAAACAATATCAAAACAGTGATGTTAATATTGAGCAATTGCCGATCAGTGATCTATTCAGTTTCATACAGGCAAACCCCGGAATACTAAAAAGACCCATCATCGTGGATGAAAAGCGTCTACAAGTCGGCTATAACGAAGATGAGATCCGCATGTTTCTACCAAGAACCGTCCGCCAGTATCAATTAGAGGAAGTTTTGGCCGACGTTAACTAA
- a CDS encoding ring-cleaving dioxygenase, which translates to MEHLKGIHHVTAITSSAEKIYDFFTYVLGMRLVKKTVNQDDIQTYHLFFADDEGNPGTDMTFFDFPGIPKGVHGTNEIAKTSFRVPSDEAWDYWVKRFDRLEVKHKGIKEQFGKKTLSFVDFDDQQYQLISDENNQGVASGTSWQKGPIPLEYAITGLGPIFVRVDNVDYFKEMMEKILFFKEIDKEGSYRLFEAGAGGNGAQVIVEYNAILPQARQGYGTVHHTAFRVNDRAHLDAWMKQLQSFNVSNSGYVERYYFGSLYANVAPRILFEFATDGPGFMGDEPYETLGETLSLPPFFESERKEIEKQVRAIDTVRSTKEFEKEYE; encoded by the coding sequence ATGGAACATTTAAAAGGAATTCATCACGTGACAGCCATCACGAGCAGCGCCGAGAAAATTTATGACTTTTTTACGTATGTATTGGGCATGCGCTTAGTCAAAAAAACGGTAAACCAGGATGACATTCAAACCTATCACTTATTTTTTGCAGATGACGAAGGAAACCCGGGGACGGATATGACGTTCTTTGACTTCCCAGGCATTCCAAAAGGTGTGCACGGTACGAATGAGATTGCAAAAACGTCCTTCCGTGTGCCGAGTGACGAGGCTTGGGACTATTGGGTGAAACGTTTTGACCGTTTGGAAGTCAAACACAAAGGCATTAAAGAGCAATTCGGGAAAAAGACGCTTTCGTTTGTCGATTTTGACGATCAACAATATCAGTTAATTTCTGATGAAAATAATCAAGGAGTCGCTTCCGGCACCTCGTGGCAAAAGGGACCGATCCCTTTGGAATATGCGATTACAGGGCTGGGCCCAATCTTTGTACGCGTGGATAACGTTGATTATTTTAAGGAAATGATGGAGAAAATCTTATTTTTTAAGGAAATAGACAAAGAAGGTTCTTACCGTCTGTTTGAAGCAGGTGCAGGCGGGAATGGCGCCCAAGTCATCGTGGAGTATAACGCGATTCTTCCCCAAGCACGGCAAGGGTATGGAACGGTTCATCATACCGCATTCCGTGTCAACGACCGCGCGCATTTGGATGCATGGATGAAACAATTGCAGTCATTCAACGTGTCGAATTCCGGTTATGTAGAGCGTTATTACTTCGGATCATTGTATGCGAATGTTGCTCCGCGCATATTGTTTGAATTTGCAACGGATGGCCCTGGCTTCATGGGTGACGAACCGTACGAAACACTTGGGGAAACGTTATCTTTGCCTCCATTCTTCGAATCCGAACGCAAAGAGATTGAAAAACAAGTCCGAGCCATTGATACAGTGAGAAGCACGAAGGAATTTGAAAAGGAATACGAATAA
- a CDS encoding NAD(P)/FAD-dependent oxidoreductase — protein MGKVIVVGGGPAGLMAAVAAASHGADVTLIDKGNKLGRKLAISGGGRCNVTNRMDERELIRYIPGNGKFMYSPFSVFNNEDIIAFFEGLGIALKEEDMGRMFPVNDKAATVVQTLLDQLRLKGVKTITDQRVTGLAFDQERVTGVKLENNTVATAGQVIIATGGTSVPHTGSTGDAYPWARDAGHTVTELYPTEVPITSSDRFIRERTLQGLSLRDVELTVWNQKKKAIVKHEGDMLFTHFGISGPIALRCSQYIVKEQKKNSGKPVSLSIDLHPGENIGALEQQLQKLKKTSGEKSCKNALSPIVPERFLLLLLERVNIDASAALKDVQTETLQTLANEMKQFTFSSDGTLSLKKAFVTGGGVSVKEIEPKTMQSKIKQGLYFCGEVLDIHAYTGGFNITCAFSTGYTAGKSAAEAYESVSSNHPPI, from the coding sequence ATGGGCAAAGTTATCGTCGTTGGCGGCGGCCCCGCTGGGTTAATGGCTGCCGTTGCCGCTGCTTCTCATGGCGCGGATGTTACGTTAATCGATAAAGGCAATAAGTTGGGGCGCAAGCTCGCAATTTCCGGCGGCGGACGCTGCAATGTGACCAACCGCATGGATGAACGGGAACTGATTCGCTACATTCCCGGAAACGGGAAATTTATGTACAGCCCGTTTTCCGTTTTTAATAACGAAGATATCATTGCTTTTTTCGAAGGATTAGGCATTGCCCTCAAAGAAGAGGACATGGGCAGAATGTTTCCGGTAAATGATAAGGCCGCTACCGTCGTACAAACACTGCTCGACCAACTTCGCCTTAAAGGTGTCAAAACGATCACCGATCAACGTGTCACCGGTCTCGCCTTTGATCAGGAACGCGTGACAGGGGTGAAGTTGGAAAATAACACCGTTGCTACAGCCGGCCAAGTCATCATTGCGACAGGCGGCACTTCCGTTCCGCACACAGGCTCTACCGGAGATGCTTATCCGTGGGCAAGAGACGCCGGGCATACCGTTACCGAACTTTATCCAACGGAAGTTCCCATCACCTCAAGCGACCGCTTTATTCGCGAGCGGACATTGCAAGGCTTATCCCTTCGAGATGTTGAACTGACCGTCTGGAATCAAAAAAAGAAAGCAATCGTAAAACATGAAGGCGACATGCTTTTTACGCATTTTGGCATATCCGGACCCATTGCCTTGCGCTGTAGCCAATATATCGTAAAAGAACAAAAGAAAAATAGCGGCAAACCTGTTTCGTTAAGCATTGATCTCCACCCGGGAGAAAACATCGGGGCGTTGGAACAACAGCTGCAAAAATTGAAAAAAACATCCGGTGAAAAATCCTGCAAAAATGCCCTTTCTCCGATAGTACCGGAACGTTTCCTCCTTCTTTTATTGGAACGGGTAAATATTGATGCCTCGGCAGCTTTAAAAGATGTCCAGACCGAAACACTGCAAACACTGGCAAATGAAATGAAACAGTTTACGTTCTCCTCCGACGGCACCCTTTCGTTGAAAAAAGCATTCGTCACCGGTGGCGGCGTTTCGGTTAAAGAAATCGAACCGAAAACGATGCAATCCAAAATAAAACAGGGGCTTTATTTTTGCGGGGAAGTGCTCGATATTCACGCATATACAGGTGGCTTTAATATTACCTGTGCATTTTCAACAGGATATACAGCGGGAAAAAGCGCGGCAGAAGCCTATGAAAGTGTGTCATCCAATCATCCTCCGATTTAG
- a CDS encoding AraC family transcriptional regulator, whose translation MLKELNLVIDYIEEHLLDELSLDKISEYAGVSDYHFRKIFFYLSGLTLSEYIRNRKLSEANKNLLNGETVTDVAFKYGYQSVDGFTRAFKNWSGFLPSDAIKKGISKSYPKLSFIITVKGGTSMEFRIENKPAFNLVGVSKRVPMQFEGVNQEIEKLAESITDEQREEMHSLQNIEPYEIVNASYDADSNFVKEEGDLTHLIGVLTTKNQVSDLLDVVPVEAYTWAIFPNEGPFPSMLQETMAKTYSEWLPSSDYEVINAPAFSFTKMNQHKKDYAYSEVWLPVRKK comes from the coding sequence TTGCTAAAAGAATTAAACTTGGTGATTGATTATATAGAAGAGCATTTACTTGATGAACTATCTCTTGATAAAATTTCTGAATATGCCGGGGTTTCCGACTATCACTTTAGAAAGATATTCTTTTATCTTTCAGGGCTGACGCTAAGTGAATATATAAGAAACAGGAAACTATCGGAAGCCAATAAGAATTTATTGAATGGGGAGACAGTAACAGATGTTGCCTTCAAATATGGCTATCAGTCAGTAGACGGCTTTACAAGAGCATTTAAAAATTGGAGTGGATTTTTACCCTCAGACGCAATAAAAAAAGGCATAAGCAAATCGTATCCCAAGCTTTCATTCATCATAACTGTTAAAGGGGGGACCAGTATGGAATTCAGAATTGAAAACAAACCAGCATTTAATTTAGTCGGTGTAAGCAAGCGTGTTCCCATGCAATTTGAAGGTGTTAATCAGGAGATAGAAAAGCTTGCAGAAAGCATAACAGATGAACAAAGAGAAGAAATGCATTCACTTCAAAATATAGAGCCTTATGAAATTGTTAATGCTTCTTATGATGCTGACTCTAATTTCGTGAAAGAAGAAGGGGATTTAACTCATTTGATAGGTGTGTTAACGACTAAAAATCAAGTCAGCGATCTATTAGACGTAGTGCCTGTTGAAGCCTATACTTGGGCAATATTTCCGAATGAAGGCCCATTTCCATCTATGTTACAAGAAACAATGGCAAAAACCTATTCAGAATGGCTTCCTTCTTCTGATTATGAAGTCATCAATGCCCCTGCTTTTTCTTTTACTAAAATGAATCAGCATAAAAAAGACTACGCCTATAGTGAAGTTTGGCTTCCTGTGCGGAAGAAATAA
- the leuS gene encoding leucine--tRNA ligase: MAFAHKEIEKKWQNFWEKNKTFRTDGDDHSKPKFYVLDMFPYPSGEGLHVGHPEGYTATDILARMKRMQGYHVLHPMGWDAFGLPAEQYALDTNNHPGFFTEENIKNFRRQIKALGFSIDWDREIDTTDPNYYKWTQWIFLQLYKHGLAYIDEVPVNWCPALGTVLANEEVIDGVSERGGHPVERRPMKQWMLNITAYADRLLDDLEEIDWPESIKEMQRNWIGRSEGADVTFTVADKDKEPIRVFTTRPDTLFGTTYMVLAPEHELVDKITTADQREDVEAYKKAVSLKSDLERTELTKEKSGVFTGAYATNPVNGEEIPVWIADYVLITYGTGAVMAVPAHDERDYEFARAYDLPIREVVTGGNIEEEAYIGDGPHVNSDFLNGLNKEDAIKEIITWLEDRGVGRKQTSYRLRDWLFSRQRYWGEPIPIIHWEDGSMSAVDENELPLVLPDLDEFKPPGNGESPLANSTEWLEVTDPKTGMKGRRETNTMPQWAGSCWYFLRFIDPHNDDAFADYQKLDYWLPVDMYVGGAEHAVLHLLYARFWHKFLYDIGVVPTNEPFQRLYNPGMILGENNEKMSKSKGNVVNPDDILDSHGADTLRMYEMFMGPLDAAVAWSETGLDGSRRFLDRVWRLFVSEDGGLASVVTDEAGDDHTLWSVYHQTVKKVSDDFEHMRFNTGISQLMVFINACYKEETIPRGAMEGFVKLLSPLAPHVTEELWSMLGHTASITYEQWPTYDESYLVEDEVEIVLQVNGKVRSKVHMSKEATKEEMEEIALADEKVASNIEGKTIRKVIAVPGKLVNIVAN, translated from the coding sequence ATGGCTTTTGCTCATAAAGAAATAGAAAAAAAGTGGCAGAATTTCTGGGAAAAAAACAAAACGTTTCGGACAGACGGCGATGATCACTCAAAGCCTAAATTTTACGTGTTGGATATGTTTCCTTATCCATCCGGAGAAGGATTGCATGTCGGCCATCCGGAAGGGTATACAGCGACGGATATTTTGGCTCGTATGAAACGAATGCAAGGGTATCATGTCTTGCACCCGATGGGCTGGGATGCTTTCGGTTTGCCAGCTGAACAGTATGCCCTCGATACGAATAATCATCCCGGTTTTTTTACGGAAGAAAACATAAAGAATTTCCGTCGCCAAATTAAGGCGTTGGGTTTCTCCATCGATTGGGACCGGGAGATCGATACAACGGATCCCAATTATTACAAATGGACCCAGTGGATTTTTTTACAGCTGTATAAACACGGGCTAGCGTATATCGATGAAGTGCCGGTTAACTGGTGCCCGGCGCTCGGAACAGTGCTCGCGAACGAAGAAGTCATTGACGGTGTAAGCGAGCGGGGCGGGCATCCGGTCGAACGCCGACCAATGAAGCAGTGGATGTTAAACATCACCGCCTATGCCGATCGCCTTTTAGATGATTTGGAAGAGATTGATTGGCCGGAAAGTATTAAAGAAATGCAACGCAATTGGATCGGGAGATCCGAAGGGGCGGACGTCACGTTTACGGTTGCCGATAAAGACAAGGAACCCATTCGCGTATTTACAACCCGCCCCGATACATTGTTCGGTACCACGTATATGGTGTTGGCACCGGAGCATGAATTGGTGGATAAAATAACGACAGCGGATCAGCGCGAGGATGTAGAAGCATACAAAAAAGCCGTTTCCTTGAAAAGCGATTTGGAACGGACGGAATTGACAAAAGAAAAAAGCGGCGTATTTACAGGCGCGTACGCGACCAATCCGGTGAACGGAGAGGAGATTCCGGTATGGATCGCGGACTACGTGCTCATCACCTATGGGACGGGGGCCGTCATGGCCGTGCCCGCTCATGACGAACGAGATTATGAATTCGCCCGTGCGTATGATCTTCCGATTCGGGAAGTCGTGACCGGCGGCAATATTGAAGAAGAAGCATACATCGGCGACGGTCCTCATGTTAATTCTGATTTTCTCAATGGGCTGAATAAAGAGGATGCCATAAAAGAAATCATTACCTGGTTGGAGGATCGGGGTGTAGGCCGCAAACAAACAAGCTATCGGCTACGTGACTGGCTGTTCAGTCGCCAACGCTATTGGGGTGAGCCGATTCCGATCATTCATTGGGAAGACGGCTCCATGTCCGCTGTCGATGAAAATGAACTTCCATTGGTACTCCCTGATTTGGATGAATTTAAGCCACCCGGAAACGGGGAGTCTCCACTCGCGAATTCGACGGAGTGGTTGGAAGTGACCGATCCGAAAACGGGAATGAAAGGGCGTCGCGAGACGAATACGATGCCGCAATGGGCAGGTAGCTGCTGGTATTTCTTACGTTTCATTGATCCTCATAACGACGATGCTTTTGCCGACTACCAGAAATTAGATTATTGGCTCCCGGTCGATATGTACGTCGGTGGTGCCGAACACGCAGTGCTTCATTTGTTGTACGCCCGATTCTGGCATAAATTTTTATACGATATTGGTGTCGTGCCGACAAACGAACCGTTTCAACGTTTGTATAATCCGGGAATGATTCTCGGGGAAAACAATGAAAAAATGAGCAAATCAAAAGGGAACGTCGTTAACCCGGACGATATTCTTGACAGTCACGGTGCGGATACTTTACGCATGTACGAAATGTTCATGGGACCGCTTGATGCTGCAGTCGCTTGGTCCGAAACCGGTCTGGACGGGTCCCGGCGCTTTCTCGATCGCGTATGGCGACTTTTCGTCTCGGAAGATGGAGGGCTGGCTTCTGTTGTTACAGATGAGGCGGGAGACGACCATACTCTTTGGTCCGTTTACCATCAAACTGTTAAAAAAGTAAGCGATGATTTTGAACATATGCGCTTTAATACCGGCATCAGCCAATTGATGGTTTTCATCAACGCCTGCTATAAGGAAGAAACCATTCCGCGTGGAGCGATGGAAGGTTTTGTGAAATTGCTCTCTCCACTCGCGCCCCATGTGACGGAAGAATTATGGTCGATGCTTGGGCACACAGCATCGATCACGTATGAACAATGGCCAACTTATGATGAATCCTACCTTGTCGAAGATGAGGTTGAAATCGTCTTGCAAGTAAACGGAAAAGTTCGTTCGAAAGTGCACATGTCAAAAGAAGCAACAAAAGAAGAAATGGAAGAAATTGCACTGGCGGATGAAAAAGTCGCCTCCAATATCGAGGGGAAAACTATTCGTAAAGTAATCGCAGTGCCGGGGAAACTGGTCAATATCGTAGCGAATTAG
- a CDS encoding pyrimidine-nucleoside phosphorylase gives MRMVDLIAKKRDGETLSTKQIEDFVQAYTAGQIPDYQASAFAMAVYFQGMDEQESAALTKAMAASGDQLDLSRIAGTKVDKHSTGGVGDKTTFILSPIVAAAGVPVAKLSGRGLGHTGGTIDKLEAFPGFETELDEDTFINLVNKHKIAIAGQSGNLTPADKKLYALRDVTATVNAMPLIASSIMSKKIAAGSDAIVLDVKVGSGAFMTNLPAAKELAQTMVNIGNELDRRTVAVISDMDQPLGRMVGNTLEVKEAIDVLQGKGPEDIHRLSVRLAAHMLVLGGKAKDVETGEVLANDLIRDGRALNVFRDFIANQGADSSLVDHPERLVQASNTVTVEAPASGYISSIDATDIGRAASMLGAGRMTKEDSIDHAVGVEMKAKVGEWVEKGDALVDLHANRDDVTEVASIIKESYQISDHAPENRPLIFQEML, from the coding sequence ATGCGAATGGTAGATCTAATTGCAAAAAAAAGAGACGGCGAAACACTGTCTACAAAACAAATTGAGGATTTCGTCCAGGCATATACAGCAGGTCAGATTCCTGACTATCAGGCATCTGCGTTTGCTATGGCGGTTTATTTTCAAGGCATGGACGAGCAAGAAAGCGCAGCGCTCACGAAAGCGATGGCAGCATCCGGCGACCAATTGGATCTGTCCCGAATTGCCGGAACGAAAGTGGATAAGCATTCGACTGGCGGGGTTGGAGACAAAACGACGTTCATTCTGTCGCCTATCGTTGCTGCGGCAGGCGTTCCCGTGGCAAAATTATCCGGGCGCGGATTGGGCCACACGGGCGGAACTATCGATAAGTTGGAGGCTTTCCCGGGTTTTGAGACGGAATTGGATGAAGATACGTTTATTAATCTTGTAAACAAACATAAAATAGCGATTGCCGGGCAATCGGGAAATCTGACGCCGGCAGATAAAAAATTGTATGCGCTTCGTGACGTGACCGCCACCGTAAATGCAATGCCGTTGATTGCAAGTTCGATCATGAGTAAAAAAATCGCTGCCGGTTCCGACGCGATTGTGTTGGACGTGAAAGTCGGAAGCGGAGCTTTTATGACGAACCTGCCGGCTGCAAAAGAGCTGGCGCAAACGATGGTGAATATCGGAAATGAATTGGATCGGAGAACGGTTGCCGTCATTTCCGATATGGATCAACCGCTTGGGCGCATGGTCGGCAACACGTTGGAAGTGAAAGAAGCCATTGACGTTTTGCAAGGGAAGGGGCCGGAAGATATTCACCGATTGAGCGTTCGATTGGCCGCGCACATGCTCGTCCTCGGAGGGAAGGCAAAAGATGTTGAAACGGGAGAAGTGTTGGCAAACGATTTGATTCGGGATGGACGTGCGCTAAATGTATTTCGGGATTTTATCGCAAATCAAGGGGCCGATTCATCCCTCGTGGATCATCCTGAACGTCTCGTGCAGGCAAGTAACACCGTGACGGTAGAGGCACCGGCCTCAGGATATATCTCAAGCATTGACGCGACAGACATCGGCCGAGCGGCAAGCATGTTGGGAGCAGGACGAATGACAAAAGAAGACAGCATCGACCATGCCGTCGGTGTAGAAATGAAAGCGAAAGTCGGGGAATGGGTGGAAAAAGGGGATGCCCTCGTTGACTTGCATGCGAACCGTGATGACGTGACAGAAGTTGCATCGATCATAAAAGAGAGCTATCAAATTAGTGATCACGCACCGGAGAACCGCCCGCTTATTTTTCAGGAAATGCTATGA
- a CDS encoding class I SAM-dependent methyltransferase → MALYGVIPFAHHLLEKTVTRGDTVVDATTGNGHDTVFLANQVGAFGCVVGFDIQYKAIQNTRNRLKNEQLDTNVELIEDSHASIEETLKRKGYAAPKAAIFNLGYLPGSDKSLTTNSESTITAINQLLNIMPSKGLIALVIYHGHEEGKKERDALLSFTSSLDQDKVLVARYEFSNRNNHPPFLLALEKL, encoded by the coding sequence ATGGCCTTATATGGCGTCATTCCGTTTGCCCATCATTTGTTGGAAAAAACGGTCACACGCGGAGACACAGTAGTAGATGCGACGACGGGAAACGGGCACGACACCGTCTTTCTTGCGAATCAAGTAGGCGCTTTCGGGTGCGTCGTTGGCTTCGACATTCAATATAAAGCGATCCAAAACACGCGGAATCGGCTAAAAAATGAACAACTTGATACGAACGTGGAATTGATTGAAGATAGCCATGCTTCTATCGAAGAAACTTTAAAGCGCAAGGGTTATGCCGCCCCGAAAGCAGCCATTTTCAATCTCGGCTACTTGCCCGGCAGCGACAAAAGCCTCACAACAAACAGTGAATCAACGATCACTGCCATCAACCAATTACTTAACATCATGCCGAGCAAAGGGTTGATCGCGCTCGTCATCTATCACGGACACGAAGAAGGAAAAAAAGAACGCGATGCCCTTCTTTCTTTTACATCCTCCCTCGACCAGGATAAAGTACTGGTCGCGCGTTATGAATTCAGCAATCGCAACAATCACCCACCGTTCTTGCTTGCACTGGAAAAACTATAA
- a CDS encoding NAD(P)/FAD-dependent oxidoreductase encodes MHMIIVGAGILGASTAYHLAKTGHTVTIVDREDNGQATAAAAGMICPWLSQRRNKAWYTLVKNGAAYYPKMVTELEKDGETNAGYKRVGALRLHTDEKKLRETMERAKIKRQDAPEIGELLLLSPQETKERFPLLNDSPYSSLYAEGAARVDGHQLRNALLRGAEKAGAEFIEGNAVLLKEGANVAGVKINGKEITGDKVVVTAGAWAQSLLDPFSIDAQVTEQKAQILSLQLPRTDTGNWPIIIPPGKQYIASFEQGRIVAGSSQEDDAGFDERVTAGPVHEILSKTLQVAPGLADAAWTDTRVGFRPFTPNFLPVFGELPRLNGLIFANGLGATGLTMGPYLGSILARMAVDEPVELDIADYEIQTRQLS; translated from the coding sequence ATGCACATGATCATCGTTGGTGCCGGGATCCTCGGTGCCTCTACCGCTTATCACTTGGCAAAAACAGGACACACTGTTACGATCGTCGATCGTGAGGACAACGGACAAGCAACCGCGGCGGCCGCGGGAATGATCTGCCCGTGGCTTTCGCAACGACGAAACAAAGCGTGGTATACGCTCGTGAAAAACGGCGCTGCCTATTACCCGAAAATGGTTACCGAACTGGAAAAAGACGGCGAAACGAATGCCGGATATAAACGAGTCGGTGCCCTTCGTCTCCATACCGATGAAAAAAAATTAAGGGAAACGATGGAACGGGCAAAAATCAAGCGACAGGATGCTCCGGAAATCGGCGAACTCCTTCTTTTATCCCCTCAAGAAACGAAGGAACGCTTTCCGCTGCTCAATGATAGTCCATACAGCAGTCTTTATGCCGAAGGGGCGGCGCGTGTGGACGGTCATCAGTTGCGGAATGCATTGCTGAGAGGTGCGGAAAAGGCCGGAGCGGAGTTTATTGAGGGCAATGCGGTGCTATTAAAAGAAGGAGCTAACGTAGCCGGTGTCAAAATCAACGGAAAAGAGATAACCGGTGATAAGGTTGTTGTCACCGCCGGCGCCTGGGCGCAGTCCTTGTTGGATCCTTTCAGCATTGATGCCCAAGTGACCGAACAAAAAGCGCAAATCCTCTCTCTGCAGCTCCCACGTACGGATACCGGGAATTGGCCAATTATTATCCCGCCCGGCAAGCAATACATCGCCTCGTTTGAGCAGGGACGGATCGTCGCCGGTTCCTCCCAGGAAGACGATGCCGGTTTTGATGAACGCGTAACTGCCGGACCGGTTCACGAGATCCTATCGAAAACGTTACAGGTTGCTCCGGGCCTTGCTGACGCAGCGTGGACCGACACACGCGTCGGCTTCCGACCGTTCACTCCGAATTTTCTGCCTGTGTTCGGGGAGTTACCGAGGCTTAACGGTCTCATCTTTGCCAACGGCCTCGGCGCCACCGGGTTGACGATGGGGCCATACTTAGGTTCGATACTTGCGCGTATGGCAGTTGATGAGCCTGTGGAGTTAGATATAGCGGATTATGAGATCCAAACAAGACAGCTGTCTTGA
- a CDS encoding type II toxin-antitoxin system death-on-curing family toxin → MIKFITVKEVIYLNHVQIEKYSPSEMKEVLQPELLESAVMRPRQSVFCEDAYETIFSKAAALYQSLARNHCFANANKRTSHLATFMFLYKNGYELKTSADEMVDFTLRIVTEHLSIEEISEWIQAHTRKM, encoded by the coding sequence ATGATCAAATTCATAACGGTTAAAGAGGTTATCTATCTAAATCATGTGCAGATTGAAAAATATTCACCATCGGAGATGAAAGAGGTACTTCAACCTGAGCTGTTAGAATCCGCGGTTATGAGACCAAGGCAATCAGTTTTTTGTGAGGATGCCTACGAAACCATTTTTAGTAAAGCCGCAGCGTTATATCAAAGTTTGGCCCGAAACCATTGCTTTGCTAATGCGAATAAACGAACGTCGCATTTGGCAACTTTCATGTTCCTGTACAAAAACGGTTATGAACTAAAGACATCAGCAGATGAAATGGTCGATTTTACGTTGCGCATTGTTACCGAACATCTTAGTATTGAAGAAATCAGCGAATGGATACAGGCTCACACAAGAAAAATGTAA
- a CDS encoding AbrB/MazE/SpoVT family DNA-binding domain-containing protein has product MERKITNVGRLNGITLPEEVLKHLKAGRGDSVKFTLNDDGTVSIVKKADHNLDFMDDTFIEGLNKAFDQYDEGYKKLVDR; this is encoded by the coding sequence ATGGAAAGAAAAATTACGAATGTTGGAAGATTAAACGGCATCACGTTACCAGAAGAAGTATTAAAACACTTGAAAGCTGGTCGAGGCGACTCAGTGAAGTTCACATTAAATGATGATGGTACCGTATCCATAGTAAAGAAAGCCGATCATAACTTGGATTTTATGGACGATACGTTTATTGAAGGGCTAAATAAAGCTTTTGACCAGTACGATGAAGGCTACAAAAAGCTCGTGGATAGGTGA